In Clostridium swellfunianum, a genomic segment contains:
- a CDS encoding MmcQ/YjbR family DNA-binding protein: MDLKQFKSYCLSKKGVTEAFPFDEETLVLKVGSKMFALTNINNPILEVNLKCDPFMSQDLRKEYSSIKPGYHMNKTHXVIRRNSSAG; this comes from the coding sequence ATGGATTTAAAGCAATTCAAAAGCTATTGCCTGAGCAAAAAAGGAGTAACCGAAGCCTTTCCCTTTGATGAGGAAACCTTGGTGCTTAAGGTTGGCTCAAAAATGTTTGCCTTAACAAATATAAACAATCCAATTCTTGAAGTTAACCTAAAATGCGATCCTTTCATGTCCCAGGATTTAAGAAAAGAATACAGCTCCATAAAGCCCGGCTACCACATGAACAAAACCCATTNAGTAATACGGCGGAATAGCTCAGCTGGCTAG
- a CDS encoding HAD family hydrolase, which produces MKIDTILFDMGGTLEDVTYNRDVRLEGTRHILNCLKDKNICIDEEPEAFLDILQKRNSEYKTWCEKSLIESSPLEIWYKWHLKDFNIEEGKLADICEELAYIWETKFYKRSLREDVPSVLDELKRKGYKLGIISNTSSHTQVFRTLKGYGIDNYFECVYLSSIEGMRKPRVDIFYRAVEKLNSKPEKAAYVGDTISRDVIGSKNAGYAAAIQIASFLTGTADSKVGEQTYKPDYVISNMAEILDILDRINCDE; this is translated from the coding sequence ATGAAGATTGATACTATTTTATTTGATATGGGCGGCACGCTAGAGGATGTAACTTATAACAGGGACGTTAGACTAGAGGGAACAAGGCATATTCTAAACTGCCTTAAGGATAAAAATATTTGTATTGACGAAGAACCTGAGGCATTTTTAGACATTCTGCAAAAGAGAAATTCAGAATATAAGACTTGGTGCGAAAAGTCCCTTATAGAGTCTTCTCCACTTGAAATTTGGTATAAGTGGCATTTAAAGGACTTTAATATTGAAGAAGGAAAGCTGGCAGACATTTGTGAAGAACTAGCATATATTTGGGAAACAAAATTTTATAAAAGAAGCCTTAGGGAAGATGTTCCTTCCGTATTGGATGAGCTTAAAAGAAAAGGTTATAAGCTTGGAATTATAAGCAATACTTCAAGCCATACACAGGTATTTAGAACCTTGAAAGGCTACGGAATAGACAATTATTTTGAGTGTGTGTATCTGTCAAGTATCGAAGGCATGAGGAAGCCTAGAGTAGATATATTTTATAGAGCAGTTGAAAAACTAAATTCAAAGCCGGAAAAAGCTGCTTATGTAGGAGATACCATTTCGAGGGATGTAATCGGTTCTAAAAATGCCGGCTACGCTGCTGCAATACAAATAGCTTCTTTTCTTACTGGAACTGCTGATTCAAAGGTGGGAGAACAGACTTATAAACCTGACTATGTAATAAGCAATATGGCGGAGATTTTAGACATATTAGATAGAATCAATTGCGATGAGTAG
- a CDS encoding CehA/McbA family metallohydrolase — MKDKYYEIIKELKLEALRCSEYRLSNTNVSVRFYFSPGNLTATSNRQPVICAFLKEGKELLDFSSAQLLIDDEEVNFNLDANSLTYYPKTPLSYGTHTGKIKINTLNQVVEEFNWSFIVEDELKNYCFSYGIPHSHTSYSDGVGTPTEAYEKARQNGLNFLVVTDHQGKLVSTKINHDKSIFISGSSHPKWEMLKLEASHINSKHKNFIALSGFELSTRFWGHINIINSQGIIEKRPASLDELYDWLCTEENLLLSINHPYRSPKTLPFSHNFDNFVNLYEVGNGSTTREYNRAEQNYYETLDSGWHIAAINGQDNHIDDWGDSSNVTAVISRELSVEALIAAIKLRRIYSTESKSLKLVVKGNNQWMGSIINLSKNDILHLHILAEDKNSPIDKIQIVSNGGKIIKEKLCGNLENCEWNLELSIDSSYSWYVAKVIHSDEKIAISSAIFVQDLQ, encoded by the coding sequence TTGAAGGATAAATATTATGAAATAATAAAAGAATTGAAGCTTGAAGCCCTGCGCTGCAGTGAATATAGACTTAGTAATACAAATGTTAGTGTACGCTTTTACTTTTCTCCAGGAAACCTTACTGCAACCTCAAACAGACAGCCTGTTATTTGTGCTTTTTTAAAAGAGGGAAAAGAGCTTTTAGACTTCTCCAGTGCACAGCTTCTCATTGATGATGAAGAGGTGAACTTTAACTTGGATGCTAATAGTTTAACATATTATCCTAAAACACCTTTAAGCTATGGAACGCATACAGGTAAAATTAAAATAAATACCCTTAACCAAGTAGTTGAGGAGTTTAACTGGAGTTTTATTGTTGAAGATGAATTAAAAAATTACTGCTTCAGTTATGGTATCCCACACTCTCACACCTCCTACTCTGATGGGGTTGGAACTCCTACAGAAGCCTATGAAAAAGCAAGACAAAATGGTTTGAATTTTTTAGTTGTTACAGATCATCAAGGAAAACTTGTGAGTACCAAAATAAACCATGATAAATCTATATTTATCTCCGGAAGCAGCCACCCTAAGTGGGAAATGCTCAAGCTTGAAGCTTCACATATAAATTCAAAACACAAAAACTTTATTGCTCTTTCAGGCTTTGAGTTAAGCACAAGGTTTTGGGGACATATCAACATTATCAACAGCCAAGGTATAATAGAAAAGAGGCCCGCCAGCTTAGATGAGCTTTATGACTGGCTTTGTACTGAAGAAAATCTGCTTTTATCCATAAATCATCCCTATCGATCACCTAAGACTCTCCCCTTTTCTCATAACTTTGATAATTTTGTTAACTTGTATGAGGTAGGTAATGGTTCAACAACTCGGGAATACAACCGTGCAGAACAAAATTACTATGAGACTCTTGATTCAGGCTGGCATATAGCAGCTATTAACGGTCAGGACAATCATATTGACGATTGGGGTGACTCAAGCAATGTAACCGCAGTAATATCAAGAGAGCTTTCAGTGGAGGCCTTAATAGCTGCAATTAAGCTAAGAAGAATTTATTCAACAGAGTCTAAAAGTTTAAAGCTTGTTGTAAAAGGAAACAATCAGTGGATGGGTAGTATTATAAATTTGAGTAAGAATGATATTCTTCATCTTCATATATTAGCAGAAGATAAAAATAGTCCTATAGATAAAATCCAAATAGTATCAAACGGTGGAAAAATAATTAAAGAGAAACTTTGCGGCAATCTAGAAAATTGTGAGTGGAATTTAGAATTGAGTATAGATAGTTCTTACTCCTGGTATGTAGCAAAAGTAATACATTCCGATGAAAAGATTGCTATATCTTCTGCTATATTCGTACAAGATTTACAATAA
- a CDS encoding LPXTG cell wall anchor domain-containing protein: MELLMGKLMLLVANEVSGTVGIFSLDYKIENPKTGDNSNIGLQVFLMLASAGALVFGSKKLGVNNK, from the coding sequence TTGGAATTGTTAATGGGCAAGCTTATGCTTTTAGTTGCTAATGAAGTTAGTGGTACTGTTGGAATCTTTAGTTTAGATTACAAGATCGAAAATCCTAAAACAGGAGATAATTCAAATATTGGTCTTCAAGTATTTCTTATGTTAGCATCAGCAGGAGCCTTAGTTTTTGGCAGTAAAAAACTTGGCGTTAATAACAAATAA
- a CDS encoding DEAD/DEAH box helicase: protein MLFENLDINKAILKSIKEMGYAKPTPIQEKAIPYILEGKDLIGCAQTGTGKTAAFAVPILQNIVSGKKLEKGPRTIRALILAPTRELAIQIGDSFTSYGKYLAVKNLVIFGGVSQHPQTKALKSGVDILIATPGRLLDLIDQRFIDLKNVECFVLDEADRMLDMGMINDVKKIIVKLPKVRQNMLFSATMPKEILNLTNSILRNPVKVEVTPVSSTVDTITQGLYFVNRKSKKQLLINLLKDKALSSVLVFSRTKHGANIITKELNKARIDAQAIHGNKSQSARQLALNSFKEGKIRVLVATDIAARGIDVDELPYVINFDLPEVPETYVHRIGRTGRAGQKGTALSFCDVEEKDYLKGIEKLIGKKITLIEDYTSKDIVARL, encoded by the coding sequence ATGTTATTTGAAAATTTAGATATAAATAAAGCGATTTTGAAGTCCATAAAAGAAATGGGATATGCTAAACCAACTCCAATACAGGAAAAAGCTATTCCTTATATATTAGAGGGTAAGGACTTGATAGGTTGTGCCCAGACCGGTACAGGAAAAACTGCAGCTTTTGCTGTTCCTATATTACAAAACATTGTTAGTGGGAAAAAGTTAGAAAAAGGACCTAGAACTATTAGGGCATTAATATTAGCTCCTACTAGAGAATTAGCTATACAGATAGGAGACAGCTTTACTAGCTATGGGAAATACTTAGCTGTTAAAAACCTGGTTATCTTTGGTGGAGTGTCACAACATCCTCAAACAAAGGCACTAAAGTCAGGGGTAGATATACTGATTGCTACTCCAGGAAGATTACTTGATCTAATTGACCAAAGATTTATTGATTTAAAAAATGTAGAATGCTTTGTGCTTGATGAAGCCGATCGTATGCTGGATATGGGTATGATTAATGATGTGAAAAAGATTATAGTAAAGCTTCCTAAGGTTAGGCAAAATATGTTATTCTCAGCAACTATGCCAAAGGAAATTTTAAACCTTACAAATTCTATTTTGAGAAATCCTGTAAAGGTGGAAGTTACACCTGTTTCATCTACCGTAGATACAATTACACAAGGTTTATATTTTGTTAATAGAAAAAGCAAAAAACAATTACTTATAAATTTACTTAAAGATAAAGCTCTATCCTCTGTTTTAGTTTTTTCAAGAACAAAACATGGAGCAAATATAATTACAAAAGAGTTAAATAAAGCCCGCATAGATGCTCAAGCTATCCATGGTAATAAATCACAAAGTGCAAGACAACTAGCCTTAAATAGTTTTAAGGAAGGTAAAATTAGAGTTTTAGTTGCAACTGATATAGCTGCAAGAGGTATTGATGTAGATGAGCTTCCCTATGTAATTAATTTTGACTTGCCTGAAGTTCCTGAAACCTATGTTCATAGAATTGGACGTACTGGAAGAGCAGGGCAAAAGGGGACAGCACTTTCCTTCTGTGATGTGGAAGAAAAGGATTATCTTAAGGGCATTGAGAAACTTATAGGTAAGAAAATAACCTTAATAGAAGATTATACCTCTAAAGATATTGTTGCCCGTTTATAA
- a CDS encoding LacI family DNA-binding transcriptional regulator, whose product MKITIKHIGEMAGVSAAAVSKALNGHSDISEETKTRILEICKQVGYTRNEIARNLAKGKSNMIGLLIPDISSPIYSEVFKGLDIQAREHGYCLFLCDTNRDIELEKKYVRTLMEKRVSGIIVAPVSNSVDHIEEITRNSIPIVYIGGKVNDNMGNYVTVDNFYGSKTAVDYLIKLGHREIYMVCDRDNTKTMADRIKGYETVMQENNCNPVVYVDGAGRKWRESGYFQTKHILSLGKIPSAIFCSSDMVAIGVMEAVLEKGLRVPEDISIVGYDDAAFASLPTINLTTIAQPKFEMGKKTFNLLYKIIKSHNSDYKNREIVKPELVIRGTCIQLKGN is encoded by the coding sequence TTGAAAATAACAATTAAGCACATAGGAGAAATGGCAGGAGTTTCTGCAGCTGCTGTATCTAAAGCGCTTAATGGCCACAGTGATATCAGCGAGGAGACAAAAACAAGAATTCTTGAAATATGCAAGCAGGTAGGATATACCCGAAATGAGATAGCAAGGAATTTGGCAAAGGGCAAGAGTAATATGATAGGACTGCTTATTCCGGATATCTCATCACCTATATACTCTGAAGTATTTAAAGGATTAGATATACAGGCTCGGGAACATGGTTATTGTTTATTTTTATGTGATACCAACAGAGATATTGAGCTGGAAAAGAAGTATGTTAGAACACTTATGGAAAAGAGAGTCAGTGGTATTATAGTTGCACCTGTATCAAACAGCGTAGACCACATTGAGGAAATTACAAGAAACAGCATACCTATTGTTTATATTGGTGGAAAAGTAAACGACAATATGGGCAACTACGTAACAGTAGATAATTTCTATGGTTCAAAAACTGCAGTAGACTACCTTATAAAGCTGGGGCATAGAGAAATCTATATGGTTTGCGACAGGGATAACACAAAGACTATGGCCGATAGGATAAAGGGCTATGAAACAGTTATGCAGGAGAATAACTGTAATCCTGTTGTTTACGTTGATGGAGCTGGAAGAAAGTGGCGTGAAAGTGGATATTTTCAGACAAAACACATACTTTCCTTGGGCAAAATTCCATCAGCTATCTTTTGCAGCAGTGACATGGTAGCAATAGGGGTTATGGAAGCAGTGCTGGAAAAGGGACTTAGGGTGCCTGAAGACATCTCTATTGTTGGTTATGATGATGCAGCTTTTGCATCTCTACCTACTATTAACCTGACAACAATAGCGCAGCCTAAATTTGAAATGGGAAAGAAAACGTTTAATTTACTGTATAAAATTATAAAAAGCCATAATTCGGATTATAAAAATAGGGAAATTGTTAAGCCGGAGCTTGTAATAAGAGGGACATGCATACAGCTTAAAGGAAATTAA